The Gouania willdenowi chromosome 3, fGouWil2.1, whole genome shotgun sequence genome includes a region encoding these proteins:
- the psma4 gene encoding proteasome subunit alpha type-4 translates to MSRRYDSRTTIFSPEGRLYQVEYAMEAIGHAGTCLGILANDGVLLAAERRNIHKLLDEVFFSEKIYKLNEDMACSVAGITSDANVLTNELRLIAQRFLLQYQEPIPCEQLVTALCDIKQAYTQFGGKRPFGVSLLYMGWDKHYGFQLYQSDPSGNYGGWKATCIGNNSAAAVSMLKQDYKEGEMTLSSALALAVKVLNKTMDVSKLSAEKVEIATLTREDGKTKIKVLKQKEVEELIKRHEAEEAKAEKEKKEKEQKEKDK, encoded by the exons ATG TCTCGAAGATATGATTCAAGAACGACCATATTCTCCCCTGAAG GACGTCTCTATCAGGTGGAATACGCCATGGAGGCAATCGGTCACGCTGGAACGTGTTTGGGAATCTTGGCCAATGACGGCGTACTCCTAGCAGCAGAAAGACGCAACATCCACAAACTGCTCGACGAGGTTTTCTTCTCCGAGAAAATCTACAAACTTAATGA GGACATGGCGTGCAGTGTAGCAGGTATCACATCAGATGCTAATGTTCTCACCAATGAACTGCGTCTAATTGCACAGAG GTTTTTACTGCAGTACCAGGAGCCCATTCCCTGTGAGCAGCTGGTCACAGCTCTGTGTGACATTAAGCAGGCCTACACACAGTTTGGAG GGAAGAGGCCGTTTGGTGTGTCTCTGCTCTACATGGGCTGGGACAAACACTACGGCTTCCAGTTGTATCAGAGCGACCCCAGCGGCAACTACGGAGGCTGGAAGGCGACCTGCATCGGAAACAACAGCGCT GCTGCAGTGTCCATGCTGAAGCAGGACTACAAAGAGGGAGAGATGACTCTGTCCTCTGCTCTGGCTCTGGCTGTTAAAGTCCTCAACAAAACTATGGATGTGAGCAAACTGTCAGCAGAGAAAg tggaAATTGCCACTCTGACACGAGAAGACGGGAAGACTAAAATCAAAGTTCTGAAGCAGAAGGAGGTGGAGGAGCTGATCAAACGTCATGAGGCTGAGGAGGCCAAAGCAGAGaaagagaagaaggagaaggagcagaaggagaaggacaaataa